From Leptospira congkakensis, one genomic window encodes:
- a CDS encoding PP2C family protein-serine/threonine phosphatase, with the protein MTKQSFQERFKLDDEVMKISRICLMVFFSFIGFGIFAPIDELGLYDPKWIRILHASVTLGFFIATYFSDWVRKQIQSIMLVFFYTMSAHSLILLYWNSLYIGYLVGMILVLSCIGVSFVDRRSLVSYLGTVTSAGILIGIYTKEPQVNLPLYLSSIITPTLVSYLTLNIRLSSVEKLRISESKLKGFQDRMLNELDMANETQSNLVTTQWPKTKGVRLHSFFQSFGQVGGDAISYLEREDGKLALFFADVSGHGIASAMVSAMAVLAFKIHGNQMEPSSCLKSIHGDLQKLVPNNHISACVLFVDTNTKEIKYSVAGHPPLILLEKGSDPKFMEGMGTLIVSYLKPNLKDFTITPNSGDRILLYSDGILEVFDEAGEIYGDEHLFASIKNHSDKKGEEFLNALYEDSMSFSAKRISDDMSMLLLEIL; encoded by the coding sequence ATGACAAAACAATCCTTCCAAGAACGATTTAAACTAGACGATGAGGTGATGAAGATTTCACGAATTTGCCTCATGGTATTTTTTAGTTTTATCGGTTTTGGAATTTTTGCACCTATTGATGAGTTAGGATTGTATGATCCGAAATGGATTCGTATTTTACATGCATCCGTCACTTTAGGTTTTTTCATTGCTACATATTTTTCTGATTGGGTTCGTAAACAGATCCAGTCGATCATGTTAGTGTTCTTTTATACAATGAGTGCACATTCTCTCATTTTGTTGTATTGGAATTCACTTTATATCGGTTATCTGGTAGGAATGATTTTGGTATTGTCTTGTATCGGAGTCAGTTTTGTCGATCGTCGTTCGCTCGTTTCTTATTTGGGAACAGTAACTTCCGCTGGAATTCTAATTGGCATTTATACCAAAGAACCACAAGTGAATTTGCCTCTTTACCTTTCTTCTATCATCACACCAACCCTTGTTTCTTATCTCACTCTGAACATTCGCCTCAGCTCCGTTGAAAAACTCAGAATTTCCGAATCCAAACTCAAAGGATTTCAGGATCGGATGTTGAACGAACTTGATATGGCAAATGAAACCCAATCCAATTTAGTGACTACCCAGTGGCCTAAAACAAAAGGTGTACGCCTTCATTCCTTTTTCCAGTCCTTTGGACAAGTGGGTGGTGATGCGATTAGTTATTTGGAAAGGGAAGATGGGAAATTAGCTCTTTTTTTTGCCGATGTTTCGGGGCATGGGATTGCTTCCGCTATGGTTTCTGCCATGGCCGTTCTTGCCTTTAAAATCCATGGAAACCAAATGGAACCTTCTTCTTGTTTAAAATCAATTCATGGCGATTTACAAAAGTTAGTTCCTAATAATCATATCAGTGCTTGTGTATTATTTGTAGATACGAATACAAAAGAAATCAAATATTCCGTAGCAGGCCATCCTCCTCTTATCCTGTTGGAAAAAGGTTCAGATCCAAAATTTATGGAAGGGATGGGAACTTTAATTGTTTCCTATTTAAAACCTAATTTGAAAGATTTTACGATCACTCCGAACTCGGGAGATCGAATTTTACTCTATTCCGATGGTATTTTGGAAGTTTTTGATGAGGCGGGCGAGATTTACGGAGATGAACATTTGTTTGCATCCATAAAAAATCATTCTGACAAAAAAGGTGAAGAATTTTTGAATGCTTTATATGAGGACTCCATGTCATTCTCGGCAAAACGAATTTCCGACGATATGAGTATGTTATTACTGGAAATTTTATGA
- a CDS encoding serine hydrolase domain-containing protein codes for MKRSLIFLLLFTFIHCGKDLSPFGGEPEVVTLNPRLKPEWPNPNWKVVSPESVGVSSSKLKLAEEYAFTRTGDETDRKGRRTDALVILRNGKLIYEKYARNFSEDKVHLTWSVSKSILQTMYGIAVKQGLVKLDDPGYYHYEPLSRDEAHKKITIRHLLNMSSGLAAEEGYESGPLKSSVIAMLYTRGRKDMGSFCASLPLRAEPGTQVYYSSCDTNILSAILKKVYGAEEYDKLPFEKIFKPLGITNVTFERDGSGTYVGSSYLYMTAKDLAKIGYLYLNDGIWNGERLLPEGWVQFTRTPAPGYKTTPFSEDLDQDNYTAHWYANTGVPERGVHEPWPDAPKDTFAGLGHWGQMLYVIPSLDLIIVRFGDDREKAFIKNDFLKLVKESVIR; via the coding sequence ATGAAACGAAGTCTTATCTTTCTTCTTTTATTTACGTTCATTCACTGTGGCAAAGACCTTTCTCCCTTTGGTGGTGAACCTGAAGTTGTAACACTAAACCCTCGATTGAAACCAGAATGGCCAAACCCTAACTGGAAAGTAGTTTCCCCTGAATCCGTTGGTGTTTCTTCCAGCAAACTCAAGTTAGCAGAAGAATATGCCTTCACAAGAACTGGAGATGAAACAGATAGAAAAGGAAGAAGGACCGATGCACTTGTTATCTTAAGAAATGGAAAACTAATCTATGAAAAATATGCGAGAAATTTTTCCGAAGACAAAGTCCATCTAACTTGGTCGGTTTCTAAAAGTATTTTACAAACCATGTATGGGATCGCTGTCAAACAAGGTCTTGTTAAATTAGACGATCCTGGTTATTATCATTACGAACCCTTAAGCCGTGATGAAGCTCATAAAAAAATTACCATCCGACACCTCCTCAATATGTCTTCCGGACTTGCCGCCGAAGAAGGATATGAAAGTGGTCCACTAAAATCATCCGTAATTGCAATGTTGTACACAAGAGGTCGTAAAGATATGGGTTCCTTTTGTGCAAGTCTTCCCCTCCGCGCGGAACCAGGAACACAAGTTTATTATTCTAGCTGTGATACCAATATCCTTTCTGCCATTTTGAAAAAAGTATACGGAGCCGAAGAATACGACAAACTCCCTTTCGAAAAAATCTTCAAACCACTTGGAATCACAAATGTGACTTTTGAAAGAGATGGGTCTGGAACTTATGTTGGTTCTTCCTATCTTTATATGACTGCCAAAGACTTAGCAAAAATCGGATATTTATATTTGAACGATGGAATTTGGAACGGTGAACGTTTGTTACCTGAAGGTTGGGTGCAGTTCACTAGAACTCCTGCCCCTGGGTATAAAACCACACCTTTTTCTGAAGACCTAGACCAGGACAATTACACGGCTCATTGGTATGCCAACACTGGAGTTCCTGAAAGAGGAGTTCACGAACCTTGGCCAGATGCTCCCAAAGATACCTTTGCCGGCCTTGGACATTGGGGACAAATGTTGTATGTAATTCCAAGTCTAGATTTAATCATTGTTCGATTTGGAGATGATCGCGAAAAAGCGTTTATCAAAAATGATTTTTTAAAATTAGTAAAAGAGTCGGTAATTCGGTAA
- a CDS encoding RsmD family RNA methyltransferase codes for MKGLRVSQGKWKGKEIPSPPDVSGHLNFTNSLVKKAIFSLMDSRLLSWGLGFDSVLFCDYFAGSGQISAEAYSLSVHRLLTYELDQTRFRQLHSLFRGLPNVQLFRKDATKHTLKWEIGEESAYIFYLDPPYTYWSETPTRMKEMLEGLHSFCVSLQKPFLILCQIPEHQPINTIWAEVPHKVREYGSHLIIETGYEYAESSDL; via the coding sequence ATGAAAGGGTTACGTGTATCACAAGGAAAGTGGAAAGGAAAAGAAATTCCTTCTCCACCAGATGTATCGGGGCATTTGAATTTTACCAACAGCCTCGTCAAAAAAGCAATTTTTTCTCTTATGGACTCTCGCCTTCTTTCTTGGGGACTCGGTTTTGATTCCGTTTTGTTTTGTGATTATTTTGCCGGCAGTGGTCAAATTTCTGCCGAAGCCTATAGCCTTTCAGTTCACAGACTTCTTACTTATGAGTTAGACCAAACTAGGTTCAGGCAACTCCATTCGTTATTTCGTGGACTTCCCAATGTACAATTGTTTCGAAAAGATGCAACCAAACATACGTTAAAGTGGGAGATTGGCGAAGAATCAGCTTATATTTTTTATTTAGACCCACCTTATACATATTGGTCGGAAACACCAACGAGAATGAAAGAGATGTTGGAAGGATTACATAGTTTTTGTGTATCTTTGCAAAAACCTTTTCTCATTTTATGCCAAATACCAGAACACCAACCAATCAATACAATTTGGGCGGAAGTTCCTCATAAGGTCAGAGAATACGGTAGCCATTTGATCATTGAAACAGGTTATGAATATGCCGAGTCTTCCGATCTGTAA
- a CDS encoding SufE family protein — MSKSIEEIQKEIIAEFADLTDWEEKFQYLIELGEELPPYPDEKRTEEYIVPGCQSKVWVAPKLEVGRLEFDADSDTALTKGLIAILIRVFSGQSPKDIADASLGFIEEVGLAKFLSISRRNGLFSMVQKLKGYAEKV; from the coding sequence ATGAGTAAGTCCATTGAGGAAATCCAAAAAGAAATCATAGCAGAGTTTGCCGATCTTACCGATTGGGAAGAAAAGTTCCAATACCTTATTGAGTTAGGTGAAGAACTCCCTCCCTATCCTGATGAAAAACGAACGGAAGAATATATAGTCCCTGGTTGCCAATCAAAGGTTTGGGTCGCACCGAAACTCGAAGTTGGGAGATTGGAGTTTGATGCAGATAGTGATACAGCTCTTACAAAAGGACTAATCGCAATTCTAATACGCGTATTTTCAGGACAATCTCCGAAAGATATAGCGGATGCCTCACTTGGTTTTATCGAAGAAGTGGGACTCGCAAAGTTTCTTTCCATTTCAAGAAGAAACGGACTTTTTTCTATGGTACAAAAACTAAAAGGATACGCAGAAAAAGTTTAA
- a CDS encoding tetratricopeptide repeat protein, with protein sequence MSYFQYIFGFLILPSFLWGEVSGFSTLYTEFKKGNYATVSKGSLQYLNGSESEKDPRIFFLYVSTEENWVQLKGKVVRDAPPNFRSSVHYWNAIYLFMERALVFGESDLLIEWGKDFQKFGKQSPKYNDALLLYGLGLMDLKNESEAKKVFSEIESNSPSKHVLSQLEEIKSSGK encoded by the coding sequence TTGTCTTATTTTCAGTATATTTTTGGTTTTTTGATTCTACCTTCGTTCCTTTGGGGCGAGGTTTCTGGTTTTTCAACCCTCTATACAGAATTTAAAAAAGGAAATTACGCCACGGTTTCCAAAGGTTCCCTTCAGTATTTGAATGGATCAGAAAGTGAGAAGGATCCCCGGATTTTTTTCCTCTATGTTTCCACGGAAGAGAATTGGGTCCAACTAAAAGGGAAGGTGGTTCGGGATGCTCCACCTAACTTTAGATCATCGGTTCATTATTGGAACGCAATTTATCTATTTATGGAACGGGCTCTTGTTTTTGGTGAATCAGATTTACTCATTGAATGGGGAAAAGATTTTCAAAAATTTGGAAAACAAAGTCCCAAATACAATGATGCCCTTCTTTTATACGGACTTGGTCTTATGGATTTAAAAAACGAATCAGAAGCCAAAAAGGTTTTTTCGGAAATTGAATCTAACTCTCCCTCCAAACATGTTTTATCTCAATTAGAAGAAATCAAATCTTCGGGTAAATGA
- the pbpC gene encoding penicillin-binding protein 1C — MPSLPICKTDRFDFGSIQKLVSVILIVFLIIVSPLWSLPTYKEVKSQYIPSDIQVFDRSGDLIQRYRIRNDYRSEEWTEYNLLPKFLIDSVVHAEDKRFFEHTGMDSNALVSSFWGNLTGSSLRGGSTITMQLVSLLDPELKSSASKRKTLFQKFKQIQRAVELEETWTKEEIFTAYINLIYFRGELKGITSASKGLFRKSPEALTPNETYLLAALIRSPQSSIEKVIQRVCLLKKERDGANDCESISQLVRESLFRNFDYPQYPSFVPLYTKTILDFSKEEDKNKSQFNSSLSLNFQRKVEEILKRNVKTLANKNVKDGAVIVIENRTGQVLVYVPNIGEESSVSKLDLIRSKRQVGSTLKPFVYAENFQENKLTPDSILSDSPVGIPVYQGIYRPLNYDKSYKGNVTVRESLGSSLNIPAIRALSFLDINEFVLVLEKLGITGLRYPEFYGPSLALGTADITLLELTNAYRTLANGGIYSELKFDRSEDIIHSRRVFSPKSSYMVSEILADREARSLGFGWDNFLSTSYYTSVKTGTSQDMRDNWCIGYSEIYTVGVWVGNPTGSPMLDVSGITGAAPVWRETMDLFHESIGSKLTPPTEESSLELGFVSSKESRLEKTRSTRILTPVNGSIFALDPDIPLGRQKILFTFSSYDVSYSYYLNDEKIGSVGGPYLWEPKKGEYRLQVKDKDGKLLSLSLFEVR; from the coding sequence ATGCCGAGTCTTCCGATCTGTAAAACAGATCGTTTTGATTTTGGATCCATTCAAAAGTTAGTTTCGGTAATTCTAATTGTATTTTTAATCATTGTATCTCCCCTTTGGTCTTTACCAACGTATAAGGAAGTCAAATCACAATACATTCCTTCCGACATACAAGTGTTTGATCGAAGTGGAGATCTCATCCAAAGATACCGAATCCGCAATGATTACCGATCGGAAGAATGGACAGAATACAATTTACTTCCAAAGTTTTTAATCGATTCGGTAGTTCATGCTGAAGACAAACGTTTCTTTGAACATACAGGGATGGATTCGAATGCACTTGTTTCTTCTTTTTGGGGAAACCTTACGGGATCATCACTTCGCGGTGGATCCACAATTACAATGCAACTTGTTTCTCTTTTAGACCCTGAACTAAAATCATCTGCATCTAAAAGGAAAACTCTATTTCAAAAATTCAAACAAATCCAAAGGGCAGTGGAATTAGAAGAAACTTGGACAAAGGAAGAAATCTTTACTGCATATATCAATTTAATTTATTTCAGAGGAGAATTAAAAGGAATCACTTCTGCAAGTAAAGGGCTCTTCCGGAAATCTCCCGAAGCTCTCACACCTAACGAAACCTATTTGCTTGCGGCCCTAATTCGTTCGCCCCAAAGTTCTATTGAAAAAGTAATACAACGTGTTTGTTTGCTGAAAAAAGAAAGAGATGGTGCCAATGATTGTGAATCCATATCCCAGCTTGTGCGAGAAAGTTTGTTTCGTAATTTTGATTATCCCCAATACCCTTCTTTTGTTCCTCTCTACACAAAAACAATTTTAGATTTTTCTAAAGAAGAGGATAAAAACAAGTCACAATTTAATTCTTCTTTATCCTTAAACTTCCAGAGAAAAGTAGAAGAGATTCTAAAACGAAATGTAAAAACTCTGGCAAATAAAAATGTAAAAGATGGGGCTGTGATTGTTATCGAAAATCGCACCGGACAAGTTTTGGTTTACGTTCCTAATATTGGAGAAGAAAGTTCTGTATCCAAACTGGATCTCATTCGAAGCAAAAGACAAGTGGGTTCTACCTTAAAACCATTTGTGTATGCAGAAAATTTCCAAGAAAATAAACTCACACCCGACTCCATCCTTTCCGATTCTCCTGTGGGGATCCCTGTTTACCAAGGAATTTATCGGCCGTTAAACTATGATAAGTCTTATAAGGGAAATGTAACGGTTCGCGAAAGTCTTGGTTCTTCTTTGAATATTCCTGCCATTCGGGCTTTGTCCTTTTTGGACATCAATGAATTTGTTTTGGTATTGGAAAAACTTGGAATCACAGGACTTAGATACCCTGAGTTTTATGGTCCATCTTTGGCTCTCGGAACGGCCGATATTACACTCCTGGAGTTGACTAATGCTTACCGAACGTTAGCGAATGGTGGGATCTATTCTGAATTAAAATTTGATCGTTCCGAGGATATAATCCATTCTCGAAGAGTATTTTCACCTAAATCAAGTTATATGGTATCGGAAATCCTCGCGGATCGAGAAGCCAGATCTTTAGGATTTGGATGGGATAATTTTTTATCTACTTCTTATTACACTTCTGTCAAAACGGGAACAAGCCAAGATATGAGAGATAATTGGTGTATTGGTTATTCAGAAATTTATACCGTTGGAGTTTGGGTAGGAAATCCAACAGGAAGTCCTATGTTAGATGTATCGGGAATTACTGGAGCTGCTCCTGTGTGGCGAGAGACTATGGATTTATTTCATGAGTCAATTGGTTCAAAATTAACTCCGCCTACAGAGGAGAGTTCATTAGAATTAGGTTTTGTTTCGTCTAAAGAAAGTAGGCTAGAAAAAACAAGATCAACAAGAATCCTTACACCGGTGAATGGAAGTATATTTGCTTTGGATCCAGATATTCCCTTGGGTCGTCAAAAAATCCTCTTTACTTTCAGTTCTTACGATGTTTCGTATTCTTATTATTTAAACGATGAAAAGATCGGGTCTGTCGGAGGGCCTTACCTCTGGGAACCAAAGAAGGGAGAATATCGTTTACAAGTAAAAGATAAAGATGGCAAACTTTTGTCTCTTTCTTTATTTGAAGTTCGGTAA
- a CDS encoding LptF/LptG family permease, translating into MNLLLTPFLWFKREFIPFRTLDRYLFLDFFKTFLGTLIMLTSMIVIYKFTDVMKYLVSSKVNQSHVYLHVLYSLPSMVDQVVAPALMFSVCFVIGQFSVNKELVAMMVAGVSFIRIITPILFFGISMWLIMTLFGQTVVIPANKKAQIEFSIMAKGSNRLIDFVYQLHIKGKKGFYYVYWIDEKENTVKGGFNYIEIKPDGHPTYTVSSQKAKFIPSPHSWVLYDAEEIRFNENLELVSRIKYPEKTYDFPEDLAYFSKPVRNPEEMNFFELADEIQSRITKGIPFRNVIIQQHMAFAMPLMSFVVVTLGALAGAITKRSAGVASLGLTIAVVLLYYILNSTAKTLAENGALPIWIGMWMTPVIFTSAAYFLYRRMNI; encoded by the coding sequence ATGAATTTGTTGTTAACACCATTTTTATGGTTCAAAAGAGAGTTCATCCCTTTTCGAACATTAGATCGTTATTTATTTTTAGATTTTTTCAAAACCTTTCTTGGAACTCTCATCATGTTAACATCCATGATTGTGATTTATAAATTCACAGATGTGATGAAGTATTTGGTTTCTTCAAAAGTAAACCAATCTCATGTGTATTTACATGTTTTGTATTCCTTACCATCCATGGTGGACCAAGTTGTTGCACCGGCTCTGATGTTTTCCGTTTGTTTTGTTATCGGTCAATTCAGTGTAAACAAAGAACTTGTTGCGATGATGGTGGCAGGTGTGTCTTTTATTCGCATCATCACACCTATTTTATTTTTTGGAATCTCGATGTGGCTGATTATGACTTTGTTTGGACAAACGGTTGTGATACCGGCAAACAAAAAAGCTCAAATCGAATTTAGCATCATGGCAAAAGGTTCCAATCGATTGATCGATTTTGTATATCAGTTGCATATTAAAGGAAAAAAAGGATTTTATTACGTCTATTGGATCGATGAAAAGGAAAACACGGTTAAAGGTGGATTCAATTATATTGAAATCAAACCAGACGGACATCCCACTTATACTGTATCATCACAAAAAGCAAAATTCATTCCATCACCTCATAGTTGGGTATTGTATGATGCTGAAGAAATCAGGTTTAACGAAAATTTAGAATTAGTCTCTCGGATAAAATATCCTGAAAAAACTTATGATTTCCCGGAAGACTTAGCTTACTTTTCTAAACCAGTTCGTAATCCAGAGGAAATGAATTTTTTCGAATTAGCAGATGAAATTCAATCTAGGATTACAAAAGGTATTCCTTTCCGGAATGTGATCATCCAACAACATATGGCATTTGCTATGCCTCTGATGTCTTTTGTTGTGGTTACTTTAGGGGCTCTTGCGGGTGCTATCACCAAACGGTCTGCAGGTGTTGCGAGTCTTGGTCTTACCATCGCCGTTGTATTGTTGTATTATATTTTGAATTCGACTGCCAAAACTTTGGCAGAAAATGGTGCTCTGCCCATTTGGATTGGAATGTGGATGACACCAGTGATTTTTACTTCAGCTGCGTACTTTTTGTATAGAAGAATGAATATCTAA
- a CDS encoding acyl-CoA thioesterase, with protein sequence MPKPIKYKHKFTQQVVWGEMDAFGHVNNVTYVRYFESARADYFTKEGLWDSPHKPVKAGPVLTHLDMDYRKQVVFPATLEISLEVDSISSRAFTVICSMWNENDECVLTGNASFVWFDFELQKPSALPDHFKTKFGSNHLV encoded by the coding sequence ATGCCAAAACCAATCAAATACAAACATAAATTCACCCAACAGGTTGTTTGGGGCGAAATGGATGCTTTCGGTCACGTAAACAATGTTACGTACGTTAGATACTTTGAATCTGCTAGGGCGGATTATTTTACAAAGGAAGGACTGTGGGATTCTCCACACAAACCTGTGAAAGCTGGACCAGTGTTAACACATCTTGATATGGATTATCGCAAACAAGTTGTTTTCCCCGCTACTTTAGAAATTAGTTTAGAAGTAGATTCTATTTCTTCCAGAGCCTTCACTGTGATTTGTTCTATGTGGAATGAAAATGATGAATGTGTTTTAACAGGAAATGCTTCTTTTGTTTGGTTTGATTTTGAATTACAAAAACCATCTGCACTTCCAGATCATTTTAAAACAAAATTTGGATCTAACCATTTGGTATGA
- a CDS encoding energy transducer TonB, translating into MAQLSFDFRLPEKEEGERRLFFAFTFVILIASFVLAHLITRNMLWKMLAEEQASEMLGQKEQEKIYEVLVEQQFINPDKKDEYKALSNKDSSGGGGITEKQGFHTLTQFREFIMGSSASTPSKAQPKSEQSKEEELFEVGIFKADPKTNSNSEESPNQSASSGQMTKIPFNYRFQQDFLFRWDGAKALTIPTKQLAGYYYFKNMLKRIEESFAPPGGGNYAYRDIAGVVAREGIKEGETKVLFMLSEQGQVLDVRLVSSQGQVVVDQACMDSIKGQNFGPVPEEVKSKGLIFGINFIFPGMRYYR; encoded by the coding sequence ATGGCCCAACTCTCTTTTGATTTCCGATTGCCTGAAAAGGAAGAAGGGGAACGTAGACTTTTCTTCGCCTTCACCTTTGTCATCCTCATTGCATCCTTTGTACTCGCTCATCTCATCACAAGGAATATGCTTTGGAAGATGTTGGCTGAAGAACAAGCTTCGGAAATGTTAGGGCAAAAAGAACAGGAAAAAATTTACGAAGTTCTCGTCGAACAACAGTTCATCAATCCAGACAAAAAAGATGAGTACAAAGCTCTCTCTAACAAGGATTCGTCGGGAGGTGGTGGTATCACAGAAAAACAAGGATTCCACACTCTGACACAATTTCGTGAATTCATCATGGGAAGTTCTGCTTCCACTCCGAGTAAAGCCCAACCCAAATCAGAACAATCCAAAGAGGAAGAACTTTTTGAAGTAGGGATTTTTAAAGCAGATCCTAAAACTAATTCTAATTCAGAAGAAAGTCCGAACCAATCTGCAAGTTCCGGACAAATGACAAAAATTCCTTTTAACTATAGATTCCAACAGGACTTTTTGTTTCGATGGGACGGAGCAAAGGCTCTCACTATCCCCACCAAACAGTTAGCAGGTTATTATTACTTTAAAAACATGTTGAAACGAATTGAGGAATCTTTTGCTCCACCAGGTGGTGGAAACTATGCTTACCGAGATATAGCAGGTGTTGTGGCAAGGGAAGGAATCAAAGAAGGGGAAACAAAAGTTTTGTTTATGTTAAGTGAACAAGGTCAAGTGTTGGATGTTCGTTTGGTTTCTTCGCAAGGTCAAGTGGTAGTAGACCAAGCCTGTATGGATTCCATCAAAGGCCAGAACTTTGGTCCAGTTCCTGAAGAAGTTAAATCCAAAGGTCTTATCTTTGGAATTAACTTTATTTTTCCAGGAATGCGATACTATCGTTAG
- the ruvB gene encoding Holliday junction branch migration DNA helicase RuvB encodes MSLREDWIQPGEDEPSLRPTKLSEFIGQKEVLANLSVYVEAARKRKSPLDHVLISGPPGLGKTTLANIIANELAVAFTPTSAPAISKGADLVRFLTLLKTNEVLFIDEIHGFIKKQEELLYPAMENFFVDLVVGEGVTANALQIQLQPFTLVGATTRSGLVSEPLKTRFGIHLKLDFYTDGEMQIIVDRSAKLLGVSLGEGVAFEIGKRSRKTPRIANHLLKRVRDFAEVRNETSVSLETCRFAFDRMGVDHLGLDVVDRQILDILINRYGGGPVGIKPIAVVLGEEERTLEDTYEPFLVRVGLIDRTPQGRVATKKAYEHLGLVYTGNTGENRENGPTLF; translated from the coding sequence GTGAGTTTAAGAGAAGATTGGATCCAACCGGGCGAAGATGAACCTAGCCTTCGCCCTACTAAATTATCCGAATTTATCGGACAAAAAGAGGTTTTGGCCAATCTCTCGGTTTACGTGGAGGCGGCTCGGAAACGAAAGAGCCCCCTCGACCATGTTTTGATTTCAGGTCCTCCGGGCCTTGGCAAAACTACACTCGCCAATATCATTGCCAATGAACTCGCAGTGGCCTTCACTCCCACTTCCGCTCCAGCCATCTCCAAGGGTGCGGATCTTGTTCGGTTCCTAACCTTACTCAAAACCAACGAAGTACTTTTTATCGACGAAATCCACGGCTTTATCAAAAAACAGGAAGAGTTGCTCTATCCTGCGATGGAGAACTTCTTTGTGGATCTTGTTGTTGGGGAAGGTGTCACTGCCAATGCCCTCCAGATCCAACTCCAGCCCTTTACCCTTGTTGGTGCCACCACTCGCTCCGGTCTAGTCAGTGAACCCCTAAAGACAAGATTTGGAATCCATCTAAAACTTGATTTTTATACTGATGGGGAAATGCAAATCATCGTGGATCGTTCTGCCAAACTTCTCGGTGTTTCTCTTGGAGAAGGGGTTGCTTTCGAAATTGGAAAACGAAGCCGAAAAACTCCTAGGATTGCCAACCACCTTTTGAAACGAGTTCGGGACTTTGCAGAAGTTAGAAATGAAACATCAGTCAGTTTAGAAACTTGCCGATTTGCTTTTGATAGGATGGGCGTGGATCATTTAGGCCTCGATGTTGTGGACCGACAAATTTTGGACATCCTCATCAATCGTTACGGTGGTGGGCCTGTGGGCATCAAACCCATTGCCGTGGTTCTCGGGGAGGAAGAACGGACTCTAGAAGACACATACGAGCCATTCCTCGTCCGAGTGGGCCTAATTGACCGCACACCACAAGGTCGAGTGGCTACGAAAAAGGCTTACGAACATTTGGGACTTGTGTATACTGGAAATACCGGGGAAAATCGCGAAAATGGCCCAACTCTCTTTTGA